GACCTACGCCCTGAAGTTCAAGCCCTTCATGGGGCAGACCGAGGGCACCTTCACGGCACTTCGCGTCGAACCCGGCGCGCGGCTGGAATATCGAGCCGATTTCGCCGGCCTGCAGCCACGGATCACTTACACGGTCGAACCGGCAGCAGCGGGAACGCGATTCACGCGCAGGGTGGAGATGCGACCCAGCGGACTGAGAATGCTCATGACGCCGGTGATGGCGTTCATGGTTCCGCGCCGCAACAAGGTTTTTGTCCGGAACCTCAAACGTGCGTTGGAATCCTGAAAATCCTCCTTTTCCGGGTCTCCATCACTAGCCTGCGGCCAAAGGTGAGGAAGGCACGAAAGCAGGACCAGCGAGCCTAGTTGGAAGGGACTAACCATGCTGATCTGCGCAACCTGCGCCGTCGAACGCGACGAACCTCTCCCGGAGGCCTGCCCAATCTGCGCCGACGAACGGCAGTATGTGCCCGAGGACGGACAAAAGTGGCTCAACCTGGAGGACCTGGTGCAGGAGGGACAGCAGGCAATGTTGAAGGAGAACGAGCCGGGACTCATCGGGATCAGGACCGAGCCAAAAGTGGGAATCGGTCAGACCGCTCAGCTTGTGGAGACACCCGAGGGTTCGCTTTTGTGGGACCCCGTGGGATATGTCGATGACAAGGCGGTGAAGGCGGTGCTCGAGCGGAGGTCAGTCCTGGCTATCGCCGCCAGCCATCCACACATGTTTGGTGTGCAGGTCGAATGGTCGCATCGGCTCGGTGGCGTCCCTGTACTTGTTGCGGATGCAGACCGGCAGTGGGTGGGGCGCGAAGACCCGGTCATCCAATACTGGTCTGGCAGCCAATCCATCGCCGAAGGCTTGACACTTCACCAGACCGGGGGGCACTTCGTTGGCAGTGCAGTAGTGCACTGGGCAGCAGGCGCGGGCGGCAAAGGAGTGCTGCTGACCGGTGACAGTGTGTATCCGAATCCTGACCGTCAATCCATCGCCTTCATGCGCAGCTACCCGAATCATTTGCCGTTATCCGGCGCAGTGGCGTTGCGAATCTCCCGTCAGTTGGCAGAGCTCACATTCGACCGGATTTACGGCAATTTCAACAATGTGATCATGTCCGGAGCCAAGGCCGTTCTCCACGATTCCGCCCAGCGGCACGCTGCCTGGGCGCGCGGAGACTTCGATCACTTGACCTAAGCCGCCGCGACAATTGTCTTCCTGGTCCGCTAGACGTCCGCCATAAACTAAAACCAAATAACCTGGAAACTCCCGGAAAGAAAGAAGCCATGGCCCGGGT
Above is a window of Arthrobacter pascens DNA encoding:
- a CDS encoding SRPBCC family protein; its protein translation is MIKSAESVVIDRTAAEVFQYVADLRNEPTWHVDIAAVPPETDPVPVVGKTYALKFKPFMGQTEGTFTALRVEPGARLEYRADFAGLQPRITYTVEPAAAGTRFTRRVEMRPSGLRMLMTPVMAFMVPRRNKVFVRNLKRALES
- a CDS encoding hydrolase, translating into MLICATCAVERDEPLPEACPICADERQYVPEDGQKWLNLEDLVQEGQQAMLKENEPGLIGIRTEPKVGIGQTAQLVETPEGSLLWDPVGYVDDKAVKAVLERRSVLAIAASHPHMFGVQVEWSHRLGGVPVLVADADRQWVGREDPVIQYWSGSQSIAEGLTLHQTGGHFVGSAVVHWAAGAGGKGVLLTGDSVYPNPDRQSIAFMRSYPNHLPLSGAVALRISRQLAELTFDRIYGNFNNVIMSGAKAVLHDSAQRHAAWARGDFDHLT